In Neosynechococcus sphagnicola sy1, the genomic stretch GCACTGGGGGTTAACTGGGTTGACCTTTGTAGCAACACCAGCCTGGATGAGGGAGATGTGGTGCGAATCCTGCGGCGCACCCTTGATTTTCTCTCCCAGATTCCCCACGTCCCCTATATCCCAGAATCCCTACGTTTGAATGCTTACCGAGCCATGCATCTGATCGATCGCTTCCCGGTGAATGAAGTCAGCGATTAACCTCTCTCCCTGATCGCCGGAATTGCAGTCAGGATGGCTGTATCCAGCGTCAGTTCAGTATGTCTTCGTTCTCACCCAATCGTAGGAAGTCAAGGGTGAATCTACGGAAGCATACTGCTAGTAGTAGAGGCGGCGGCTTCTCCACCTCAGGGAGGGAATCAAGATGAAACGCACAATCCTAGTAACGCTGGCTTTATTGACCCTAATCATCGTGCCAGCCAGGGCAGAAAACCCAAACCAAGTCCAACAATTGCTAGAAACTGGGGCATGCCCAGGGTGCGACCTGTCTGGAGCAGATTTAACCGAAGCCCATCTGATTGGGGCTGACCTGCGTGACACCAACTTGCAGGGTGCGAAATTGGTCAATGCCAACCTAGAAGGGGCAGATTTAAGTGGTGCCAACCTCAAGGGAGCCAATCTCACCGGCGCGTTTGTTACCAATGCCACGTTGAATCAGGCCAACTTGACCAATGTCAACTTTACCAATGCCCAGTTGTTCCACACCGACGTGGCGGGGGCAGTGGCAACAGGGATTAACCTCAGTGGTGCCAAACTGTTCGGCACAGATCTGAATGTGGGCGGCAATTGAGTCCAGTTCTCCGGTACAGTGGTTGCTGGAGTCCTCTGAGCGCAAGTCTGGGTAGGGTCATCCCTACAAAGCTCTAGGTGATCGCCTGTCAGACAGCCTTCCAGAATTGGCGGATGACAGTTTGAGAATGTTCTAAGCAGCCTGATCCGCACCATCATTGCTATGCCCCAGTTGCGTGCCCTGATTTTTGATGTCGATGGAACCCTGGCCGATACCGAGCGGGATGGTCATCGGGTAGCCTTTAATTGTGCCTTTGCCGATGCTGGGTTGGATTGGGATTGGTCCGTCGCGTTATATGGTGAGTTACTCCAAGTCACAGGTGGCAAGGAGCGGATGCAGTTCTATTTAGATTGCTATCGATCGGACTGGCCGCGCCCCGCAAACCTGAAAGCCTTAATTGCTGATCTGCATAAGGCCAAGACCCACTACTATACCCAACTGCTAGCCACCGGAGCGATTCCCCTCCGTCCAGGGGTGCGGCGGTTGCTGGAAGAAGCCCGAAGTCA encodes the following:
- a CDS encoding pentapeptide repeat-containing protein, yielding MKRTILVTLALLTLIIVPARAENPNQVQQLLETGACPGCDLSGADLTEAHLIGADLRDTNLQGAKLVNANLEGADLSGANLKGANLTGAFVTNATLNQANLTNVNFTNAQLFHTDVAGAVATGINLSGAKLFGTDLNVGGN